Within Thermococcus celer Vu 13 = JCM 8558, the genomic segment GTTCACGATGAGGGCCGAGGGAGAGACGAACGAGGTGGAGATAAAGCTCACGCTCGAGGACGAGGGTTTACTTGACCTCGAGGTCGAGGAAGAGACCAGAAGCGCCTACGGAATCAGCTACCTCGCGGACATGATAAAGGGCATAGGCAAGGCCGACGAGGTCATAATCCGCTTCGGCAACGAGATGCCCCTCCAGATGGAGTACCCGATAAGGGACGAAGGCAAGCTGGTGTTCCTCCTCGCTCCTCGCGTTGAGGACTGATCTTTTCCATTTCTTGGCTGGTGGGAGCGTGGACATCGTAAAGCTCAGGGAGTTGCTCGAGGCGGAGCTTTCCTCGAATGAGCTGACGGAGCTGGACGGTGAGTTCTACCGCGAGTTCGATAGCCTCATCAAGGCCCTTAAGCTAAGCGCCGAGAGCTCCCGCGAGAGGGGGGAGAGCGTGGAGGAGCGCCTCTACCTGGCCCAGCTGGGCATAGCGGAAAGGTTAATGCGCGAGATCATCAAGATAAGGCTCCACAAGATCGTTGACCTCGCAGTCGAAGGGGCCCCCTACGGCATGACGGAGGAGGAGAAGAGGATCTTCCGGGTGCTCAGGGCTTTCATGGAGCGGGAGGAGTTACCGGAGGTCCCGGGGGAAGCCGTCGAAGTTCAGGAAGAGGTGGAAACGGAAGAAACCGTTAGAAAGAGCGTCCCGAGGGAGGCTTACATAATCAAGGTTGACCTGCCAAAGGTACTCGATACTGAACTTAGGGAGTACGGGCCCTTCAGGGCTGGAGACCTCGTCGTCATCCCCCGCAGCATCGGGGACGTTCTCGTTAAGAGGGACGCCGCGGAGAGGGTCAGGATCTCTCCGTGAACCGTCGGGTTGCTTTTCTCACCGTGGTTCCCGCGTACGGCCCCCATAGACTTCCGGAGGAGTTTTATATCCTCCCGACCATCTAACCCCGGGGGTTGCCATGCCGTTCTCGGTCTGCATGCGCGACTGCTACGACACGTGCTCGATGGTGAGCGAAATAGACGGGAGGCTCAGGGTCAGGGGAACCCCGGAACATCCGATAACCGCCGGTTTCCTCTGTCCGAAGGGGGCCTTACTGCCGAAGTGGTTCCATGCCAAGGACAGGCTCAAGAATCCCCTCGTCAGAACCGGCGAGAGGGGAAGCGGGGAGTTCAGGGAGGTTGGCTGGGAGGAAGCGATAGGGCTGACAGCCCGGAAGCTGAAGGAGGTCATCGAAGATTACGGAAGCGAGAGCGTTTTGGTTTACCAGTACGCCGGGGACAGGGGTGTGGTCAACTACGCCTTCCCGCTGAGGCTCTTTCACTACCTGAACGCCGCGGTTCTCGACTACGGTATCTGCGACAGGGCCGGGCAGGAGGCTTTAAGGGACGTCTACGGAACCGCGGTTGGAATGGACCCCGAAGAGCTCAGGAACCAGAGGCTCATCGTCTACTGGGGCATCAACGCATTCTGGACGAACCTCCACGGCTTCACCCTTGCCAGAAGGCACAACCTTGAGATCTGGACGGTAGACGTCGTTAGAACGGAAACCGCCAGGAGAAGCCACCGCTTCTTCCGAATAAGGCCCGACACCGACGTCCTCTTCGCCCTGGGCGTTGCGAAGGTCATGATAGAGGAGGGGCTCTACGAGAGGGACTTCGTCCGGGAGAACGTTTACGGTTTTGAGGAATTCAGGAGATACGTAGAAAAGCTCCAGCTCGATTACGTGAGCAGGGAAACCGGGATAGGGGTCGAGGAGATAGAGGAGTTCGCGAGGGGGTTCGCGGAAAAGCGGGGGGTGATCCACATCGGCTACGGCCTCCAGCGCTCCCTCGCGGGGGGAGAAGCGGTCAGGGCGATAGCGCTTTTACCCGCCCTCGTCGGCCACCGCTTCGGCTTCATCTACGACATGAAGGTCATCGATAAAAGTTATGCGGAAGGGACCTTTCTTCGAACGAAGCCCTCTAAAAAAATCCCCCAGATGAAGCTAACCGAGTACATCGAGCGGGGAGAGGTCAGGTTCCTCTACGTCTACAACTCCAACCCCCTCGCGAGCCTTCCCAACCAGAACAGGCTGAGAAGGGCCCTGCGCGAAAAGGAGATCTTCGTGGTCACGCACGACATCTTCCTCACCGACACCGCCCTGTACTCGGACGTCGTCCTGCCGGCGAACACCTTCTTCGAGCGCCTTGACGTGGCGGACAGCTACTATCACCGCTACGTTGCCCTGAACGAGCCCGTTGCGAGGCTCCACGGGAAGAGCAACAGCGAGGTAACGAGACTGCTCGCCAGGGCCATGGGCATCGAGAACCCCTACCTCTACGAGAGCGATGAGGAGGTTATACGCAGGGTCCTCGAGCTGAACGGCCTCAGCTGGGACGAGCTCAGAGAGAGGGGCTTCGTTAAGGTCCCGGAGAAGCCGAGGAGATGGGAGACGCCGAGCGGAAAGATCGAGTTCTTCTCACAGCGCGCCGTTGAGCGCGGTCTGAGACCCTTCCCATGGTACAGAAAGGTGGAAGGAAGGCACCCGCTGAGGCTCCTGACGCCGACCCACAGGATGACGATAACGAGCCAGTACCACAACACGTACGGGATGATAGACCCGAACCTCTACATTAACCCCGTGGACGCGGGGGAGCGGGGAATCGAGGACGGGGACAACGTCGAGGTCTTCAACGAGCGCGGGAGGATAAGGACGGTGGCCAGACTCACCGAGGACGTTCCCCCGGGTGTCGTCCTGCTCTACAAGGCCTTCTGGGTTAGGCTCCTCGGATGGAACGCCAACTTCCTGACGACGGATGAAACCGTTGAAAAATACGGCAACGGTTCCGCCTACCATTCAACGTGGGTCGATGTAAAGCGGGTTTAAGGCGAAAATGACTTTCTCGTAATTTATTTTTGACGACAAAAATTTGGCTCTTTTTCCACCTTGACGAGCGGTTAAGGCCGGTCCCTGTACAACCAGCCTTCTCCCTCTTAAATCGTTTGGATATTCGACAAAACTAATCCGTTAGCCGAACCGAAAGATTTATATATTCGAACCCTACAGGTTTATAGTGAAGAAACCATAGAAAAATGAGGTGATGGAAATGGTCGTGATAGGAGAAAAGTTTCCGGAAGTTGAGGTCAAGACCACCCACGGGGTCATAAAGCTGCCGGACTACTTCAAAGAGAAGGGCAAGTGGTTCATACTGTTCAGCCACCCGGCCGACTTCACCCCGGTCTGCACGACGGAGTTCTACGGAATGCAGAAGCGCGTTGAGCAGTTCAGGGAGCTCGGCGTCGAGCCGATTGGACTGAGCGTCGACCAGGTCTTCAGCCACATCAAGTGGATGGAGTGGATAAAGGACAACCTCGGTGAGGAGATAACCTTCCCGATAATAGCCGACGACCGCGGCGACCTCGCCGAGAAGCTCGGGATGATACCCAGCGGCGCCACTATAACCGCCAGGGCGGTCTTCGTCGTCGACGATAAGGGCGTCATCAGGGCCATCGTCTACTATCCGGCCGAGGTCGGCAGGGACTGGGACGAGATACTCCGCCTCGTCAAGGCCCTCAAGATCAGCACCGAGAAGGGCGTCGCCCTGCCGCACAAGTGGCCCAACAACGAGCTCATCGGCGACCACGTCATAGTCCCGCCGGCAGCCAGCGTCGAGGAGAAGAAGGCCAGGGAGGAGGCCAAGGCCAAGGGCGAGATTGAGTGCTACGACTGGTGGTTCTGCCACAAGAAGCTCGAGTGAGCTTCTTTCTTTTCTCATCTGTTCTTCCTGGAAAATTAAAGGTTTAAAGCACCCTCCTCCTGAACATCCAGACCAGCGGAGCGAGCCAGAGCAGGTGAACCGCCAAAGCCATTGGAAGGTCGCCGTAATCGTTTTTCGGGATGCCTTCGAACACTCTGTAAAGCCAGTAGGTCGGTAAAAACGCTGTGAACCTGCTCCAGTCGGTTGAGAGGTTCCTCCACACCACCACGAGCCTTATCAGCGGCGGTAGCATCAGGAACCACCCAATGACCTTAGAGACCGTCAAAGCCTGCATCCTGGACTCCGAGAACACCGTGATCAGCAGCCCGTAAATCCAGACCTCAAGGACGAAGAGGGCCCCCAGGACCAAAAGCCCCCTTCCCGATAGCTCCACATCGAGGATTTTCGGGGATACCGCCGTCAGCAGGGCGGTGGCGATGGATGCCCACGTGAGCCTGTAGGCCAGAAACGCCTCACTCGATATCGGAATCACCCGCAGGGCCTGTATGGTCCTGTCCTCCTTCTCGTCCGCCATCATGAACCCCGGCACCATCCCAAGTATCATGGGGATGAATATCAGTGCCAGCAGTGCCAGAAGCGGGTAATAAACTCCAACGCGCTCCTTGAAGTAGCGGACGATTAAGAGGAGTACGAATACCATGGCAACGCTGTAGAGGAGCATCGGGTCCCTCCGCAACAGCTTGAGGTCGGTTCTGTAGACGGCCCCGAATCTCTTCACGAAACTCATCTCAATCCCTCCACGGCGTATCTGTAAAACCTGATTTTAGCGATGTAATATGCCACTCCCGCCCAGAGGAGCAGAGCCACGGCGGACCACATCAATGCGTTCGTTGATACCTCCTCGAAGGGCGCCGTGAAGAAGTAGATCCCGGGGTAGCTCGGGATCAGGTAGAGGACCTTCCAGATCTCACCCCTCAGGTAACCGTGGTAGTGGGCAAAGGGCAGGAGCGAGACTATCAAAACCCCCATTATCGGGACGAAGTAATCGTCCAGGTCGTGGTATTTTGCGGAGATCCCTATGCCGAGGAGCGTGTAAACGACCGAGACGAGGAACGCGCCGGTTATCACGTAGGAGATACCTTCGAGAGACCTCGTTCCGACGGCCATTATCAGCACCGCACCGATGACCGACAGAAGACTCATTATGAGGGTTTTGGCAGCGATGTAGCCCCTCCAGTCTATCGGCGTAACGGACAGGGCCCCTATCGCACCGTCTTTCTTCTCGGCGAATATCTCGGTGCCCACGAACATGAAGCCCACGAGTCCCGGCTCAAAGAGGATGAAAATCGGCACCAGTGTGGGAAGGTACCGCTCGGGGAACATCATCAGCATCAGGCCGTAAGCCAGGCCTATCAGAATGTATATCGGGTAAACGTAGCTCCTCACACCGAGGACGATGTTTGTCCTGATTATGTTCCCCATCATACAAGTCTCCTCCCCGTCACCTTGAGGAAGATCTCTTCGAGGGTGGGTTCTTCGGTGTTGATTCTGCGTACTTCATGGTTCCTGAGGATGTCCAGAAACTCCTCGTTCCGGCCGATTCCCTCAATCGAAAATTCCTTGACGCTAACATCGCCGGCGGCAACGTATTCCACCCTGACAAGTCTCTTCCCCATCCTGATCTTGAGCTCGCCCGGATTGTCCACGAGCCTTACGGCGCCGTCAACTATGAAGGCCACCCTGTCGCACAGCTCATCGGCGACGTACATGTTGTGGGTCGTGAGGAATATCGTCTTGCCCGCATCCCTGAGCTCGAGGAAGAGGTCCTTTGCCCGCCTCGCACTCGCGGGGTCGAGACCCTCCAGCGGCTCGTCGAGGAAGAGTATCTCAGGATCGGGAAGCAGGGCCCTCGCAAGGTCGAGCTTCTTTTTCATACCCTTGGAAAACCCGGACACGAGCTTATCGGATTCCTTATCGAGCCCGACGAGCTTCAGGGCCTCCATCGGATCGAGGTGTTTGCTGTAAAAGCTCGCAAAGAACTCAAGGTTCTCCAGGGCCGTAAGCCTCGAGTAAACGGCCGGAAACTCAAATGAGACACCGATTTTGTTGTAGTAGTCCTTACCCCACTCCTCCAGTTTCTTTCCAAAAACCTTCACGTCCCCTGTGTAGTCCTTGATAATCTTGACCAGTATCTTCACCGTGGTCGTTTTTCCGGCGCCGTTCGGCCCGAGAAACCCGTAGATTTCCCCTTTCTCAACCTCAAAGCTTAAATTCTCCACGCCCCGCGATTCCCCGTAATACTTCCTAACGTCCCTAACCTCAATTACCGGCATGCTTTCACCTGTTTAAAATAGGGCGTCAATGTACTTATACATAGTCCCGCACATGTGCGGTAGTAAGGAGACCCCGAAAATTATAGTGCCAGTTGAAGAGGGGGTTAGGGGGTACACATGAAAGAAGAAAATGCCCTAAACCCTGAAAGAAAGTGGGCAGGGGATTATGGAAGGGCCCGGTATAACAATCGACTCAAACGTCGTTTTTGCAGTACTTGTCGGGATCGGGTGATTCTTGAACCTATGAGGCCTGTGAGTCGGGAAGCATTAACGGGGCATCTTCCCATCGCGATAAAACATACAGAAAACATACAGAAGGAACTATCCGATGACCTCCTCGAGCACCTTCCTCTGGGCCTTCCTCAGGTGCTCCTTCACCGTCGAGGGGCTCAGGTTGAGCATCTCCGCAAGCTCCCTGAGCGTCACCTTGCGTGGATTATCGAAGTACCCGCTCTTGTAGGCGAGGAGAAGAACCTCCGCCTGCCGCTTTGTGAGCTTCAGGATGGGGCTCTTCCTGGCTTCGGCGTCATCAACACTGATCACCCTTGCACCGTAGTCCGCCGCGAGGGTTTTAATCACGTCCCCAACGAGTTCATCCTCGCAGAGGACCGAAAGAAGGCTCTCGCCACCGGTAAAGGTTCCGCTCTCAAAAACCACCAACCCTTTTCTCTGGAGCTCAAAGAGCCTCTCAACCAGCTCCCGCTGTTGCTCGAGGGACACCCTCAAATACAGGAGATAATGCCCGTCACGCGGGAAGGCCTTTACATCCTTAACCTGGGGGAGGGATTCCAGCCGCTCGAGCATCCCCTGAGGGTCTACATCATCCCTGAACTTGATCTCGACCAGTTTTACAACGTCAGCACCCATGATAAAGTAGGTATCCCCGTAGGCCCATTCTATCGCCTCAAAGAACCACTCAAAACCGGCGGAAAGTTCTCCGGTGCTGGGTATCCTGACCTTCAGGCGCTTCATGTTCAGATTATCGTTCCCATGAATTATTAGCCTTCCGGTTAAAAAAGAAAAATATTGATGTTTATCAAGAAGCAAGGTGTCTCTTTAACCGTTCCTACCAAAATCTTAATGTATGAAAAAAGCCCCAGAAATCTTGGTAGCATCTTTCCGGTTGGGGTGTCCGCAAAGGGGCTATAACCTTTTGAGCTCTTTGAACTTTATGAGAATATCTTCCTTCTTATGAGATTTTGCCTGGCCACCTCCTTTCTATCCTTGAGATAGACCAAAGCCTGGATGCGAAGTGGTTCACGAGGGCGGATCCTTGAGTTCGGCTTACATGCCCCTCCCCGGTTTTTCAGCAACCATCCCGGCCAGGTTCGCCGACGAGTGGGCGAGAAACGCTGGAAAAATACCTCCAAGGGCGTAGAAATAACCCGCCAGCGAGCCGAGGAGAAAGGCACCTATAACTATAAACCCTCTTTCGCCCTTCTTACCTTCGAAGGCCATCCAGTGGGGCAGGGAAAAGAGCAGGGCGGAGAAGAATATTGCGCTCCAGAAGTGGCCGTAACTCAGGAGATAGCCCTCGATTAGTGCTCTGTTCAGGGTTTCTTCACTCAGCGGGGCGAGGAAGAGCAGAATAAAGACCCTTTCCACTCCCCTTGGAAAGAAACTCGGCATTGAAGGGGAGGAGTTCCGCCCTATGATGTTTAGAGAGAAGGAAAGGATAAAACCGCTTAGAATTGCCAGGGTTACAATCTTTATGTCCACCTGAAGTTTTAGAAGTCCCGGATTTATCAGCGCGATTAGGAGGAAGGAAAGCAGGAACATCGTGGTTTGCATCGTTAGAACTCCCATCTTCTCCTTCCATTTTACTGTAAGGGACGTTGCAAAGGCCGAGCTCGAGAACACGATAAACCACATCAGGAAGGCTTTGAGGAATTCAATCATCCGACTACCTCCTTCGGGACTTTAAAATCAATGGAAAAGTTTGTTAATCCTTAAATACCTTACTGGAATTTTCATGTGCATCAATTGGTTAAAGAGTTATTATGATTTTCTTTTGTGGTTAAACATAAGAAAAATTGCTCGCATGATCGGGGCTTTACTTTTAATTAGTGCTTCCTGTCTTCCTTTACTCTTATGCCCGTATTGATGTAAATTAGAATGAGGGCTACGATAAACAGTATGGAGGCTCTTCCCACGTACATTGTCACGAGGGTCATAATGAGGAACCGAATAAGCATGAAAACCGCTGCCCTTGGGGTATTATCGTATTTAACTCCTTTCCGTGACATGTAGGCATTTGTAATCGCAAGCAGTAAAAGGGCTATTAATGTAGAGCGCCAATTCCCCGCTTAACATTCTTTCCCTAATTTCCTCTGGTGATCTTCGAGCCAATCCAGCCCAGTAAATTACGAAGAGGAATAAATACCAAAAGAGAAAACGGGGGAGATGCTCAAAGAATTTTTCCTCTTCAGCAGGAGCGAGTTACTCACAACGCTAACACTGCTCATGGCCATTGCTCCGGCCGCCCACTCGGGCCTGAAGACTATCCCGAACGTCGGGTAGAGGACACCCGCCGCCACCGGTATCAGGATGGTGTTGTACACCATCGCCCAGAAGAAGTTCTGCTTTATCTTGGAGAGGGTCTTCTGGCTGAGCTTTATAGCCCGGACGACGTCCCTTACGTCATCCCTCATGAGGACTATCTCACCGCTCTCCATGGCTACGTCCGTCCCCGAGCCCACGGCTATACCCACGTCCGCCTGGGCCAGGGCCGGGGCGTCGTTTATGCCGTCGCCGACGAAGATGATGACCTCTCCCCTCTCCTGGAGCTTCCTGACCTCGCTGGCCTTGTCCCCCGGGAGCACCTCTGCCAGAACGTAGTCTATCTTGAGCTGTTTCGCTATGGCGTTAGCCGTTCTCCTGTTATCGCCCGTTATCATGCCGACCTTCTTGCCCATCCTGTGGAGCTCCTCTATCGCTTCCCTTGCGTTCTCCTTTATCGTGTCGGCTATGCCCATCACACCAACTATCTTTCCGTCTATGGCTACAATTACGGCCGTCTTCGCCTCATCTTCGAGTTTGTGGAGAACCTCTTCAACGTCCTCAATAGGATAGCCCGCCTCTTCCATGAGTTTTCTGTTTCCCGCGAGGATTTCCCTTCCTCCAACCTTAGCTTTGAGCCCCTTGCCCCCGATGATCGCAAGGGCTCGCCGACATGGAAGCGAGCATATGCACAAACTTTATATTTGAATAACAGTTCATATTTTTGGTGGTCACGATGAGGGTAGCGGTTCCTGCTGAAGATAAGGAAGGATTGGAGAGCAACGTTAGCGGTCACTTCGGGAGGGCGAAGTACTTCGTCTTCGCGGACGTTGAGGAAGGAGAAATAAAGAACGCGGAAGTCGTTGAGGTGCCCTTCGACGAACACGGCCCCGGAGACCTTCCAAACTTCATAAGGGAGCACGGCGGGGATGTCGTCCTGGCCTACGGCATGGGAAGGAGGGCGGCCGAGTACTTCAGGGAATTCGGCGTTGAGGTTGTCACGGGAGCGTACGGACGGGTTAGAGACGTCGTCGAGGCCTTCATCCACCAGGCTCTCGAAGTGGACCCCCACTGGAAGGAAAGGATAGAGGAGGGAAAGGAAGAACATGACTGTCACCGGGAGGGACACAACCACCTGCACTGAGTGCATGACCGCGCGGAACTCTGCGTTCCCCCTCGGTACACCACGGACAGGAGCCACAGAGTTGGCAAAGTGTTATACGGGTCAGGAACCGCCCTGCCACGTTACCCTGACAACGGACATCAAAGAACGAATCATGTAGATTAAGGGAACTTCTTACACCCGGCTATGTTCCGTTCGCCTTTCGGAGCCGCATATTATACCCTTCTCCTGGCACCTGTCCACTTCCAGCTGAACCGTCACGTGCGTTACCCCGTAATTCTTCAGGAGTTCCTCGATCTCGTCTATGATCCCCTGAGCCTCGCTTATGAGCATGTCCCGGACCTCGACGTGGCACTCGAAGTGAACCTCGTGCTCGCCGATGCGCCAGGCGTGAAAGTGGTGGGCGTTCCTGACCCCTGGGATGGACTCTATCTCGCGCTTTATCTCCGCGAGGTCGAGCCTGGGGGCGGCTTCCATTAGAATCTCAACGGTCTCCTTGAGGATGTCGTAGCCTTCCTTCAGGATGTAGATGGAGATAGCAACCGTTATAACGGGGTCGAGCCAGAGGGTGTCCCAGAGGATTATGGCGAGTCCACCGAGCACGACCGCGACCGACGAGAGGGTGTCGCTGAGGAGGTGGAGGTAAGCGGAGCGGACGTTTATGTTCTCGTGGGCGTGCCCGTGGAGGAGGAAGACCGAGATTAAGTTTGCAAAAAGCCCCACCAGGGCAACTCCGAGCATCAAAGAACCGTGAATCGGGTGTGGATTTCTAAAACGTCTGTAGGCCTCCACGAGCAGAAAAACCACAACTCCAAAGAGAACGGCGGAATTGGCGAAGGCCACCAGAATCTCGGCCCTCTTGTACCCAAAGGTGTACTTCTCGTTCCTTTCCTTTTCGCCTATTCTTATTGCAACGTAGCTCGCCAAAATGCTCATGGCGTCGCTGAAGTTGTGGAGGGAATCCCCGAGGAGGGCGAGACTCCCCGAGAGAATTCCGCCGACGACCTCCGCCACCGTTATGGTGAAATTGAGAATAACCGAGAGAAGCATCCTGCCCTTGAGCCCTTCCCCGTGGGAATGGTGGTGATGCATTTAACATCCCTGATGGACTTTTTTCACGGCTTTAAAAGAGTTTCCCGGAAATATCGGCCCGGAAGACGAGGACTACCGGCCGCATGGGAGGAACATTGAACTCCCCTCTGGCCCAAACCGGGAAAGGTCAACGATCCATGAGATTTGATTTAAAGATAAAAGAAGCCGGATGGGCTCAGAGCTTCCCAACCAGATCAAGGCTGACCTCGAGGGTCTCCTTGCCGGGCTCCCAGCTCGCCGGGCAGACCTGGCCGGGGTGTTCCCTCACGTACTTCGACGCCTGGAGCCGCCTGA encodes:
- a CDS encoding DNA replication complex subunit Gins51, translating into MDIVKLRELLEAELSSNELTELDGEFYREFDSLIKALKLSAESSRERGESVEERLYLAQLGIAERLMREIIKIRLHKIVDLAVEGAPYGMTEEEKRIFRVLRAFMEREELPEVPGEAVEVQEEVETEETVRKSVPREAYIIKVDLPKVLDTELREYGPFRAGDLVVIPRSIGDVLVKRDAAERVRISP
- a CDS encoding molybdopterin-dependent oxidoreductase; translated protein: MPFSVCMRDCYDTCSMVSEIDGRLRVRGTPEHPITAGFLCPKGALLPKWFHAKDRLKNPLVRTGERGSGEFREVGWEEAIGLTARKLKEVIEDYGSESVLVYQYAGDRGVVNYAFPLRLFHYLNAAVLDYGICDRAGQEALRDVYGTAVGMDPEELRNQRLIVYWGINAFWTNLHGFTLARRHNLEIWTVDVVRTETARRSHRFFRIRPDTDVLFALGVAKVMIEEGLYERDFVRENVYGFEEFRRYVEKLQLDYVSRETGIGVEEIEEFARGFAEKRGVIHIGYGLQRSLAGGEAVRAIALLPALVGHRFGFIYDMKVIDKSYAEGTFLRTKPSKKIPQMKLTEYIERGEVRFLYVYNSNPLASLPNQNRLRRALREKEIFVVTHDIFLTDTALYSDVVLPANTFFERLDVADSYYHRYVALNEPVARLHGKSNSEVTRLLARAMGIENPYLYESDEEVIRRVLELNGLSWDELRERGFVKVPEKPRRWETPSGKIEFFSQRAVERGLRPFPWYRKVEGRHPLRLLTPTHRMTITSQYHNTYGMIDPNLYINPVDAGERGIEDGDNVEVFNERGRIRTVARLTEDVPPGVVLLYKAFWVRLLGWNANFLTTDETVEKYGNGSAYHSTWVDVKRV
- a CDS encoding peroxiredoxin → MVVIGEKFPEVEVKTTHGVIKLPDYFKEKGKWFILFSHPADFTPVCTTEFYGMQKRVEQFRELGVEPIGLSVDQVFSHIKWMEWIKDNLGEEITFPIIADDRGDLAEKLGMIPSGATITARAVFVVDDKGVIRAIVYYPAEVGRDWDEILRLVKALKISTEKGVALPHKWPNNELIGDHVIVPPAASVEEKKAREEAKAKGEIECYDWWFCHKKLE
- a CDS encoding ABC transporter permease, which translates into the protein MSFVKRFGAVYRTDLKLLRRDPMLLYSVAMVFVLLLIVRYFKERVGVYYPLLALLALIFIPMILGMVPGFMMADEKEDRTIQALRVIPISSEAFLAYRLTWASIATALLTAVSPKILDVELSGRGLLVLGALFVLEVWIYGLLITVFSESRMQALTVSKVIGWFLMLPPLIRLVVVWRNLSTDWSRFTAFLPTYWLYRVFEGIPKNDYGDLPMALAVHLLWLAPLVWMFRRRVL
- a CDS encoding fluoroquinolone export ABC transporter permease subunit encodes the protein MMGNIIRTNIVLGVRSYVYPIYILIGLAYGLMLMMFPERYLPTLVPIFILFEPGLVGFMFVGTEIFAEKKDGAIGALSVTPIDWRGYIAAKTLIMSLLSVIGAVLIMAVGTRSLEGISYVITGAFLVSVVYTLLGIGISAKYHDLDDYFVPIMGVLIVSLLPFAHYHGYLRGEIWKVLYLIPSYPGIYFFTAPFEEVSTNALMWSAVALLLWAGVAYYIAKIRFYRYAVEGLR
- a CDS encoding ABC transporter ATP-binding protein; translation: MPVIEVRDVRKYYGESRGVENLSFEVEKGEIYGFLGPNGAGKTTTVKILVKIIKDYTGDVKVFGKKLEEWGKDYYNKIGVSFEFPAVYSRLTALENLEFFASFYSKHLDPMEALKLVGLDKESDKLVSGFSKGMKKKLDLARALLPDPEILFLDEPLEGLDPASARRAKDLFLELRDAGKTIFLTTHNMYVADELCDRVAFIVDGAVRLVDNPGELKIRMGKRLVRVEYVAAGDVSVKEFSIEGIGRNEEFLDILRNHEVRRINTEEPTLEEIFLKVTGRRLV
- a CDS encoding helix-turn-helix domain-containing protein, producing the protein MKRLKVRIPSTGELSAGFEWFFEAIEWAYGDTYFIMGADVVKLVEIKFRDDVDPQGMLERLESLPQVKDVKAFPRDGHYLLYLRVSLEQQRELVERLFELQRKGLVVFESGTFTGGESLLSVLCEDELVGDVIKTLAADYGARVISVDDAEARKSPILKLTKRQAEVLLLAYKSGYFDNPRKVTLRELAEMLNLSPSTVKEHLRKAQRKVLEEVIG
- a CDS encoding CPBP family intramembrane glutamic endopeptidase, whose amino-acid sequence is MIEFLKAFLMWFIVFSSSAFATSLTVKWKEKMGVLTMQTTMFLLSFLLIALINPGLLKLQVDIKIVTLAILSGFILSFSLNIIGRNSSPSMPSFFPRGVERVFILLFLAPLSEETLNRALIEGYLLSYGHFWSAIFFSALLFSLPHWMAFEGKKGERGFIVIGAFLLGSLAGYFYALGGIFPAFLAHSSANLAGMVAEKPGRGM
- a CDS encoding NifB/NifX family molybdenum-iron cluster-binding protein is translated as MRVAVPAEDKEGLESNVSGHFGRAKYFVFADVEEGEIKNAEVVEVPFDEHGPGDLPNFIREHGGDVVLAYGMGRRAAEYFREFGVEVVTGAYGRVRDVVEAFIHQALEVDPHWKERIEEGKEEHDCHREGHNHLH
- a CDS encoding cation diffusion facilitator family transporter, whose product is MHHHHSHGEGLKGRMLLSVILNFTITVAEVVGGILSGSLALLGDSLHNFSDAMSILASYVAIRIGEKERNEKYTFGYKRAEILVAFANSAVLFGVVVFLLVEAYRRFRNPHPIHGSLMLGVALVGLFANLISVFLLHGHAHENINVRSAYLHLLSDTLSSVAVVLGGLAIILWDTLWLDPVITVAISIYILKEGYDILKETVEILMEAAPRLDLAEIKREIESIPGVRNAHHFHAWRIGEHEVHFECHVEVRDMLISEAQGIIDEIEELLKNYGVTHVTVQLEVDRCQEKGIICGSERRTEHSRV